The following proteins are co-located in the Legionella fallonii LLAP-10 genome:
- a CDS encoding ParB/RepB/Spo0J family partition protein, with amino-acid sequence MVNKFKLNPVKTEAISRSLAIANDYAGELSIEVLSLDKIELDPENNRELALTLHDAMNGIEPSDPDYAKKKNDWKSLESLAKTILDDQLINPIFVYRFGNKCRLIAGERRTLASAIAGKKEIIARIASQRPVGTKLRVLQWIENNERVDLSLAERVASIEAIVKEYLNENKEINDNEKITSKILSDLTGMSITQSRRYILILQASSEIKQAIAEGKIENIKLIELIISVENAEHQQVLLKAAIENLSFDAIVKLKKELEVSLVTKKEIRGRKQINVSLGKVKPNIAKIIFDALVSSSILHENIVEQMNTISNNVQWNNGKSVEECFKKILPLIAQEM; translated from the coding sequence ATGGTTAATAAATTCAAATTAAATCCTGTCAAAACGGAAGCTATATCGAGATCATTAGCAATTGCTAATGATTATGCAGGGGAGCTATCAATAGAAGTATTGTCCTTGGATAAAATAGAACTTGATCCAGAAAACAATCGTGAGCTAGCACTAACTCTTCATGATGCTATGAATGGAATAGAACCTTCGGATCCTGACTACGCAAAAAAGAAAAATGATTGGAAGTCACTTGAATCATTGGCGAAAACTATATTGGATGATCAATTAATTAATCCCATATTTGTATACAGATTTGGGAACAAATGTCGTTTAATTGCTGGCGAACGTAGAACATTAGCCTCAGCAATTGCTGGTAAAAAAGAAATTATAGCAAGAATCGCAAGTCAACGACCTGTTGGTACAAAGTTAAGAGTTCTACAGTGGATTGAAAATAATGAACGAGTAGACTTATCTTTAGCTGAAAGAGTTGCGAGTATTGAGGCTATTGTTAAGGAATATTTAAACGAAAATAAAGAAATAAATGATAACGAGAAAATAACATCAAAAATTTTAAGTGACTTAACGGGAATGTCCATAACACAATCTCGAAGATATATTCTGATTTTGCAAGCAAGTTCAGAAATAAAACAGGCGATTGCTGAAGGAAAAATAGAGAATATAAAATTAATTGAATTAATTATTTCAGTTGAAAATGCAGAGCATCAACAAGTTCTTTTAAAGGCAGCTATAGAAAATTTATCTTTTGATGCAATTGTTAAATTAAAAAAAGAACTTGAAGTTTCCTTAGTTACAAAAAAAGAAATAAGAGGGCGTAAACAAATAAATGTTAGTTTAGGTAAGGTAAAACCAAATATTGCAAAAATTATCTTTGATGCCTTAGTTTCAAGCAGCATTTTACACGAGAACATTGTCGAGCAAATGAATACGATAAGCAATAATGTCCAATGGAATAATGGTAAATCGGTTGAGGAATGCTTTAAAAAAATACTTCCTCTAATTGCTCAGGAAATGTGA
- a CDS encoding ParA family protein, which yields MKVITTAGNKGGIGKSTIALTLAQYLAKCKNMKGAFIDLDPQGNSSSSLIPTTRDPAHPTGYMPKAHPEWDPNNLPEDDPHWDGVSSIADIFIGKSIYPYPTWVDNLDCFPSFASLLEDAQRVLKVDVKEKVINRLKEFTEMLSTHSDYQFVIIDTNPQFGPLTMAGLRAASHGLLPTELEQYGINGTIGMIQAISQEQLRRVKDDTIKIAGILPNQVRKTAVHTKFLNDLRSIEKSEEWLLPPIAQRTIYSELVVEDAKPNCVFNLPQTHLARVESEKWCSYVYDRVFHNVYNKIEEKEASYG from the coding sequence ATGAAAGTAATTACAACAGCTGGAAACAAAGGAGGTATTGGTAAATCAACCATTGCACTCACTCTTGCACAGTATCTAGCTAAATGTAAAAACATGAAAGGGGCATTCATTGATCTGGATCCGCAAGGAAATTCCTCGTCTAGCTTGATTCCAACTACCAGAGATCCTGCTCACCCAACCGGTTATATGCCTAAAGCCCATCCTGAATGGGATCCAAATAACTTACCAGAAGATGATCCACATTGGGATGGTGTTAGTAGTATTGCAGACATATTCATAGGAAAATCTATTTATCCATATCCAACCTGGGTTGACAATTTAGATTGTTTCCCTTCTTTTGCTTCATTACTAGAAGATGCACAACGTGTTTTAAAAGTTGATGTAAAAGAAAAAGTTATAAATCGCCTTAAAGAATTTACCGAAATGCTATCAACTCATAGTGATTATCAATTTGTTATTATCGATACGAATCCACAATTTGGCCCACTAACAATGGCCGGATTGCGCGCAGCAAGCCATGGTCTATTGCCAACTGAACTTGAACAATATGGTATTAATGGAACCATAGGAATGATTCAGGCGATTTCACAAGAGCAACTTAGAAGAGTAAAGGACGATACTATCAAAATAGCTGGAATTTTACCTAACCAAGTGCGTAAAACAGCAGTACATACGAAGTTTCTTAATGATTTGCGCTCAATAGAAAAATCAGAAGAATGGCTGTTACCTCCTATAGCTCAAAGAACCATTTATTCCGAATTGGTAGTAGAAGATGCAAAACCTAATTGTGTATTTAATCTACCACAAACACATCTAGCGAGAGTTGAAAGTGAAAAATGGTGCTCTTATGTATATGACAGGGTATTTCATAATGTATACAACAAAATAGAGGAAAAGGAGGCTTCTTATGGTTAA
- a CDS encoding DDE-type integrase/transposase/recombinase codes for MYYLWRAINEEGHELDVFLQNHRNKKSAIRVLFCLLCPIPSRERLW; via the coding sequence GTGTATTATTTATGGCGTGCCATAAATGAAGAGGGGCATGAGCTAGATGTGTTCTTGCAAAATCACCGTAACAAAAAATCGGCGATTCGCGTCCTATTTTGTCTATTGTGCCCTATACCAAGCCGCGAGCGATTGTGGTAG
- a CDS encoding LegC2/C7 family Dot/Icm T4SS effector has protein sequence MTYQKLELELVSSLHQSENMEQDDLNQKTKKDKERFEKIVTTQNKIQKIKADLNQLIQAMNQNPSLLSRAASFWNEIPLWQKITAGVVLTVPLLMIGLMANLVALITLSIVTGIVYTASHILLENHQSQNTDNIEGLKAGISSLADLLDSVISILELLREQLAIEIDAFQKKNTRLTVNIEQFSEQIKSLKSQINELTDTEKALRATQIELELTAKTLKGSIEGQSQALENTQKELEQVVKAYKENQNQLSDKIKELDDIKEKMGKEVEQARAVGLVLSGTVKTFSNIVIQDKEQRAAFQKRLEEFLNNKEKSFVEVADRICEAEHKLSVVTKQLEESNQRYRKLLDRQEQQIIRLEQMNVYQSDEVQESFDGVRPSINGFYAIKKEPPFLPEPIHGAAIFAVV, from the coding sequence ATGACGTATCAAAAACTGGAACTTGAGTTGGTGTCTTCACTCCATCAGTCAGAAAACATGGAGCAGGACGACCTCAATCAAAAAACAAAAAAAGATAAAGAACGTTTTGAGAAGATTGTAACTACTCAAAATAAAATACAAAAAATTAAAGCAGATCTGAATCAATTAATTCAGGCGATGAATCAAAACCCAAGTCTATTATCTCGGGCTGCCAGCTTTTGGAACGAAATCCCTTTGTGGCAAAAAATTACCGCAGGTGTAGTGCTCACCGTACCTCTTTTGATGATTGGACTCATGGCAAATCTTGTAGCCCTTATTACGCTCAGTATTGTTACTGGGATTGTTTATACGGCAAGCCACATCCTTCTTGAAAATCATCAGAGTCAAAATACAGATAATATCGAAGGTTTAAAGGCAGGAATTTCAAGTCTTGCTGATCTGCTGGACTCGGTTATTTCAATTTTAGAGCTCTTACGCGAACAACTGGCCATTGAAATTGATGCATTCCAGAAAAAAAATACGCGCCTGACTGTGAATATCGAACAATTTTCTGAACAGATTAAATCATTAAAGTCACAAATTAATGAGCTTACTGATACCGAAAAAGCACTGCGTGCAACTCAGATTGAACTCGAACTTACTGCCAAAACGCTTAAAGGCTCTATAGAGGGGCAGTCACAAGCTTTAGAAAACACTCAAAAAGAATTGGAGCAGGTTGTAAAGGCGTATAAAGAAAATCAAAATCAGTTGTCTGATAAAATAAAAGAACTTGATGACATTAAAGAAAAAATGGGGAAAGAAGTGGAGCAGGCGAGGGCTGTTGGACTTGTCTTAAGTGGAACAGTGAAAACATTTTCTAACATAGTGATTCAAGACAAAGAACAGCGGGCTGCTTTTCAAAAAAGATTGGAGGAATTTTTAAACAATAAAGAGAAAAGCTTTGTTGAGGTAGCAGACCGAATTTGTGAGGCCGAACACAAACTTTCAGTGGTTACAAAACAACTAGAAGAAAGTAATCAGAGGTATCGCAAGCTTTTAGACAGACAGGAACAACAGATTATTCGCCTGGAACAAATGAATGTGTATCAATCCGATGAGGTGCAGGAATCGTTTGATGGAGTTAGGCCAAGTATTAATGGGTTTTATGCAATAAAAAAAGAACCTCCATTTTTGCCTGAACCTATCCATGGGGCTGCGATATTTGCTGTAGTATAG